In Desulfobacterales bacterium, the DNA window AGGTGCCGCCTCATGGCCTGCTGCCCCTGGCAGATGACAGCTTGGCCTATGTCGTTAAAAGGTTCGATAGACTTGATGACGGCCTAAAACTTCAACAAGAGGATTTTCAACAGCTTCTTCAAACAGATGATAAATACGCAGGTTCTTATGAAAGAATTGCCACCTGAATCTTGCACGTAGTGTTCTTTGAAAAGCAAATAAACCATCTGGGCGCCTTTTATGGTAAGGGTTTAGCAGCCAAAAAAATATCATAAGGAGGTACCCAGATGGTAAAACGACGAAAAAAGCATAACAAGAAAAGCCGCAACAGTAAAG includes these proteins:
- a CDS encoding HipA domain-containing protein, which produces MRIKWRKERKRPLSENENLCMNIASAYGVEVPPHGLLPLADDSLAYVVKRFDRLDDGLKLQQEDFQQLLQTDDKYAGSYERIAT